In Mercurialis annua linkage group LG5, ddMerAnnu1.2, whole genome shotgun sequence, a single genomic region encodes these proteins:
- the LOC126680153 gene encoding NAC domain-containing protein 83, translating to MEKSNVVVNGGMRLPVGYRFHPTDEELVVHYLTRKVFGLPLPASVIPDLDVFQTHPSNFPGNLKEKRYFFSRKMGNESENRCKRGSGSGYWKPKGRGRPIISSFGNHIVGIRKTLIFCEGKRSDESKTRWIMHQYHLVGTIFSTPQVPKMRLGDWLVYRIFQKKNRPKKQGFIKSSKSSSTGEVIMNSSFMEVAMEDQISEIQASNSSPCSSGITEVSNSINNNGLDQEEISSSISFSF from the exons ATGGAGAAATCAAATGTTGTAGTAAATGGAGGGATGAGATTGCCTGTTGGGTATAGGTTTCATCCGACAGATGAAGAGCTTGTTGTTCATTACTTGACACGTAAAGTCTTTGGTCTTCCATTGCCTGCTTCTGTTATCCCTGACCTTGATGTTTTTCAGACTCATCCATCGAACTTCCCAG GTAATTTGAAGGAAAAAAGGTATTTCTTTAGCAGAAAAATGGGAAATGAGAGTGAAAACAGATGCAAAAGAGGTTCTGGTTCAGGTTATTGGAAACCTAAAGGCAGAGGGAGGCCAATTATATCTTCTTTTGGAAATCATATTGTTGGAATCagaaaaaccctaattttctgTGAAGGAAAACGCTCCGATGAGTCGAAAACTCGATGGATTATGCATCAGTATCACCTTGTTGGAACAATCTTCTCCACACCACAG GTGCCTAAGATGAGACTAGGAGATTGGTTAGTGTACCGCATATTTCAGAAGAAAAATAGACCTAAAAAACAAGGGTTTATTAAAAGTTCAAAGTCTTCGAGCACCGGTGAGGTGATTATGAATTCTAGTTTCATGGAGGTTGCAATGGAAGATCAAATATCAGAAATTCAAGCTTCTAATTCTTCACCATGTTCTAGTGGAATCACTGAGGTCTCtaattctattaataataatgggTTAGATCAAGAAGAAATTAGCTCCTCCATtagcttttctttttaa